GCGGCGCCGCGTGGGGCGAACGACCAGTCGGCGGGAGGGTGCTCGACGACTTCGTCGGCGCTCACGCCGCCGGCCGTGACCGAGTCACGCCATCGCCCCACCGAGGCGGCGCCGCGCTCCACCCGCCAGCCATCGGCATCGGCCCGGGGTTCGGGGTGGCCCATCTGACGGCACCACGCGCGCAGATGGCGCCCGAGGTCGTCGTGGGTGCCGTGAACGCGCACCGCCTCGCCCGGCGCGACGGTGTCGAGCGCCAGCCGAACGAGGAGGTGCGCGCCTTCATCGAACCCGAGGGTCTCGAGATCGACTTCGGGGGCGGGATTCACGGGAGGTATCCCTCGGCCGTGATCTGTCCGCTGGCGTCGTAGAAGGCCAGCAGATCGACCGCGGCTTCGAGCTGGGCGAAGCCATCGGTGCGCCCGGGACGCCACGCCTTGAGCCCTTCGAGATCGAGCAGCGGGCGCACGTTCGCATCGTCGTACGACATCGACAGCAGCAGCCCGCGGAACCGATCGAGAAGCGCGGGGTCGACCGCACGCTCGAACACGGTGAACACGCAGTGATCGTAGCGCGGCGTCTCGGTCACCACGCGTACCGCGCCCGATGGGATGGTGCCGTCGCGACCGAACGCCAGATGGTTGCCGTCGATGACGCATGCGGCGTCGACCTCGCCGGCCAGCAGAGCGCGCACCGCGTCACGCTCCCCGCCGATGTGGTCGCCGTGCAGCCCCACGCCGACCTCGAAGCGACGGATCTCGGCGGTGACGCCGAGCCCGCGCAGATGGGCCAGGGGGATGAGCGTGGCCTGGGGCGAGTCGACGGCGCCTGTGGCGATGCGACGACCGTTCAGGCTGGCGACGTCGGTGATTGTGCTGTCGCTGCGGGTGAGCACCACGGAGGTGAGGTCTTGATCGGTGTCGCGCATGGCCACGGCCAGCGCGCGGCGATCGGCCGCCTCGGCCAGTCGCCGCGCGCGCACCCACGCGAGCGGGGAGTTCCAGGCCACGTCGACGTGGCCCGCCAGGTGGGCCTCCACCTGGCGCTCGTAGTTCGAGTAGAGCACGTAGTCGAACGAGAGGCCGTGACTTCGGAACCAGGCGCGGAAGCCGTCCCAGATGGGAACGACCTTCGCGTCATAGGCCACGGCGCCGAGAACCAGTGTGCTTGTCATCGGGAGAGTTCCTATCCGAACAGCGGCAGTCCGCAGACCGCCCGTCCTACGAAGTCTCGGAGGGCGTCGCTGGTAGGCCCCATGACCGCCGCGGCGCGGGCGTCGCGGAAGTGGCGCTCGAGCCCCACCTCCTTGCGGAAGGCCGCGCCGCCACCCAGCCGCATGGCAAGG
The Pseudomonadota bacterium genome window above contains:
- a CDS encoding ferritin-like domain-containing protein; translation: MNPAPEVDLETLGFDEGAHLLVRLALDTVAPGEAVRVHGTHDDLGRHLRAWCRQMGHPEPRADADGWRVERGAASVGRWRDSVTAGGVSADEVVEHPPADWSFAPRGAAIEAGGGAVSFPLDHKIDVWADQAPRLYAQAAAHQWDPQAAIDWNAPIGHDDLVEDAVVRVMAYLIEN